The proteins below are encoded in one region of Mycobacterium shinjukuense:
- the glgB gene encoding 1,4-alpha-glucan branching protein GlgB encodes MGQFAGTHLAPGPTELARLVTGAHHNPHGILGAHEYGDHTVIRTLRPHAVSVVALVGDDRFPLQHIDSGLFAGSLPFVDLIDYRLQVSYAGSEPRVVADAYRFLPTLGEVDLHLFAEGRHERLWEVLGAHPRSFTTPDGVVRGVSFAVWAPNAKGVSLIGEFNGWNGNDAPMRMLGSSGVWELFWPGFPTDGLYKFRVHGADGVVTDRADPFAFSTEVPPQTASRVTVSNYTWGDGDWMAGRAHRNPVFEPMSIYEVHLGSWRPGLSYRQLAGELTDYVVQQRFTHVELLPIAEHPFAGSWGYQVTSYYAPTSRFGTPDDFRALVDALHQAGIGVIVDWVPAHFPKDSWALGRFDGTPLYEHSDPKRGEQLDWGTYVFDFGRPEVRNFLVANALYWLEEFHVDGLRVDAVASMLYLDYSRPDGGWTPNIYGGRENLEAVQFLQEMNATAHKAAPGVVTIAEESTSWPGVTRPTNLGGLGFSMKWNMGWMHDTLGYLGRDPVYRSYHHHEMTFSMLYAFSENYVLPLSHDEVVHGKGTLWSRMPGNNHAKAAGLRSLLAYQWAHPGKQLLFMGQEFGQRAEWSEQRGLDWFQLDEKGFSNGILRLVRDINEIYRSRPALWSRDTTPEGYSWIDANDSANNVLSFLRYGSDGSVMACVFNFAGTEHSGYRLGLPRAGRWREVLNTDATAYHGTGAGNLGGVDATDDPWHGRPASAVLVLPAMSALWLEPD; translated from the coding sequence ATCGGCCAATTCGCCGGGACGCACCTGGCGCCCGGGCCCACCGAGCTGGCCCGCCTGGTGACGGGTGCGCATCACAACCCGCACGGCATCCTCGGCGCCCACGAATACGGCGACCACACCGTCATCCGGACCCTGCGCCCGCACGCGGTCAGCGTCGTCGCGCTCGTCGGTGACGATCGCTTCCCCTTGCAGCACATCGATTCTGGCCTGTTCGCCGGGTCGTTGCCATTCGTCGATCTCATCGACTACCGCCTGCAGGTGAGCTACGCCGGTTCCGAACCGCGCGTCGTCGCCGACGCCTACCGCTTCTTGCCCACCCTGGGCGAGGTCGACCTGCACCTGTTCGCCGAGGGCCGTCACGAACGACTGTGGGAGGTACTCGGTGCCCACCCCCGCTCCTTCACCACACCCGACGGTGTGGTGCGTGGCGTGTCGTTTGCGGTGTGGGCACCCAACGCCAAGGGTGTCAGCCTGATCGGCGAGTTCAACGGTTGGAACGGCAACGATGCCCCGATGCGGATGCTGGGCTCTTCCGGAGTGTGGGAATTGTTCTGGCCCGGCTTTCCCACCGACGGCCTGTACAAGTTCCGGGTACATGGTGCCGACGGTGTGGTCACCGATCGGGCCGATCCGTTCGCCTTCAGCACCGAGGTGCCGCCGCAGACCGCCTCGCGGGTAACGGTCAGCAATTACACCTGGGGCGACGGCGACTGGATGGCGGGGCGCGCACACCGCAATCCGGTATTCGAGCCGATGAGCATCTACGAAGTCCACCTCGGCTCCTGGCGTCCCGGACTAAGCTACCGCCAGCTTGCCGGAGAGTTAACGGATTATGTTGTGCAACAGCGGTTTACCCATGTGGAGCTGCTGCCCATCGCGGAACACCCGTTCGCCGGATCGTGGGGATATCAGGTCACCTCCTACTATGCGCCCACCTCCCGCTTCGGCACACCCGACGACTTCCGCGCCCTGGTCGACGCCCTGCACCAGGCCGGCATCGGCGTCATCGTGGACTGGGTGCCGGCGCACTTTCCGAAGGACTCATGGGCGCTGGGACGGTTTGACGGCACACCTCTCTACGAACATTCCGATCCCAAACGCGGTGAGCAACTGGATTGGGGCACCTACGTTTTCGACTTTGGCCGCCCGGAGGTGCGTAACTTCTTGGTGGCGAACGCGCTGTATTGGCTCGAAGAGTTCCACGTCGACGGTCTGCGGGTAGACGCGGTGGCATCGATGCTCTACCTGGACTACTCGCGCCCGGACGGCGGCTGGACCCCCAACATCTACGGCGGGCGGGAAAACCTGGAAGCCGTGCAGTTCCTGCAGGAGATGAACGCCACGGCGCACAAGGCCGCGCCGGGCGTCGTCACCATCGCCGAGGAGTCGACGTCTTGGCCCGGTGTGACCCGCCCGACCAACCTTGGCGGGCTGGGGTTTTCGATGAAGTGGAACATGGGCTGGATGCACGACACCCTGGGCTACCTCGGCCGGGACCCGGTGTACCGCAGCTACCATCACCACGAGATGACGTTCTCGATGCTGTACGCGTTCAGCGAGAATTACGTGCTGCCGCTCAGCCACGACGAGGTGGTGCACGGCAAGGGGACGCTGTGGAGTCGGATGCCGGGCAACAATCATGCCAAGGCCGCCGGGCTGCGGAGCCTACTCGCCTACCAGTGGGCACATCCCGGCAAGCAACTGTTGTTCATGGGTCAGGAATTCGGCCAGCGCGCCGAATGGTCCGAGCAGCGCGGCTTGGACTGGTTCCAGCTCGATGAAAAGGGTTTCTCCAACGGGATTCTGCGGCTGGTGCGCGACATCAACGAGATCTACCGCAGCCGCCCGGCGCTGTGGAGTCGAGACACCACCCCCGAGGGTTATTCGTGGATCGACGCCAATGACTCGGCCAACAACGTATTGAGCTTCCTGCGTTACGGCAGCGACGGCTCGGTGATGGCCTGTGTGTTCAATTTCGCGGGTACAGAACACAGCGGCTACCGACTTGGCCTGCCGCGCGCCGGCCGCTGGCGGGAGGTGCTCAACACCGACGCGACGGCGTACCACGGCACCGGAGCCGGCAACCTCGGTGGTGTGGACGCCACCGACGATCCGTGGCACGGCCGGCCGGCGTCAGCGGTGCTCGTCTTGCCGGCCATGTCCGCACTGTGGCTGGAGCCGGACTAA
- a CDS encoding alpha-1,4-glucan--maltose-1-phosphate maltosyltransferase: MPGRVEIDNVAPVVSCGTYPAKAVVGEVVPVSATVWREGHDAVAATLVVRYLGPRYPQVSDVRRITAVLAPDVRPTSGSAEHRVKPLLIPMTMGREPFVFHGQFTPDSVGLWTFRVDGWGDPIRTWRHDVVAKLDAGQGETELGNDLLVGAALFERAATGVPRAQRGPLIAAAAALRTPGDPLTRTALALTADIDELLTRFPLRDLVTRGEQFGVWVDRPAARFGAWYEMFPRSTGGWDADGNPVHGTFATAAAALPRIAKMGFDVVYLPPIHPIGRVHRKGRNNNPTAAPGDVGSPWAIGSDEGGHDAVHPSLGTIDDFDDFVAAARNLGMEVALDLALQCAPDHPWAREHRNWFTELPDGTIAYAENPPKKYQDIYPLNFDNDPAGLYDEVLRVVRHWIDHGVKFFRVDNPHTKPPNFWAWLIAEVKNVDPDVLFLSEAFTPPARQFGLAKLGFTQSYSYFTWRTGKWELTEFGNEIAELADYRRPNLFVNTPDILHAVLQHNGPGMFAIRAVLAATMSPAWGMYSGYELFEHRAVREGSEEYLDSEKYQLRPRDFAGALAQGRSLEPFIARLNTIRRLHPALQQLRTIHFHHVDNDALLAYSKFDPATGDCVLTVVTLNAFGPEEATLWLDTAALGMEPYERFWVRDEISGEEYHWGQANYIRLDPERAVAHIVNMPLIPQASRSMLLHRR, encoded by the coding sequence GTGCCCGGTCGTGTCGAGATCGACAACGTCGCGCCCGTCGTCTCATGCGGCACATACCCCGCCAAAGCGGTGGTCGGTGAGGTAGTTCCGGTCAGCGCCACGGTCTGGCGCGAGGGCCACGACGCGGTCGCGGCCACCCTGGTGGTGCGCTACCTCGGCCCGCGTTACCCGCAAGTCAGCGACGTACGCCGGATCACGGCGGTGCTGGCGCCCGACGTGAGGCCGACCTCCGGGTCGGCCGAGCATCGCGTCAAGCCGCTGCTGATTCCGATGACGATGGGCCGGGAGCCGTTCGTCTTCCACGGTCAGTTCACCCCCGACAGCGTCGGGTTGTGGACCTTCCGGGTCGACGGCTGGGGTGATCCGATTCGCACCTGGCGGCACGATGTGGTGGCCAAACTCGACGCCGGCCAGGGCGAAACGGAGCTGGGCAACGACCTGTTGGTCGGCGCCGCGCTGTTCGAGCGGGCCGCCACCGGGGTGCCACGCGCGCAGCGGGGACCGCTCATCGCGGCCGCCGCGGCGCTGCGCACCCCCGGCGACCCGCTGACCCGCACCGCTTTGGCCCTGACGGCCGACATCGACGAACTGCTCACCCGCTTTCCGCTGCGGGACCTGGTAACCCGCGGCGAGCAGTTCGGGGTCTGGGTGGATCGGCCGGCGGCCCGATTCGGCGCGTGGTACGAGATGTTTCCGCGCTCGACCGGCGGCTGGGACGCCGACGGCAACCCGGTGCATGGCACCTTCGCCACCGCCGCGGCTGCGCTGCCGCGCATCGCCAAGATGGGCTTCGACGTCGTCTACCTGCCGCCGATCCATCCGATCGGCAGGGTGCACCGCAAGGGCCGCAACAACAACCCCACCGCCGCACCCGGCGATGTGGGATCGCCGTGGGCGATCGGCAGCGACGAGGGCGGCCACGATGCCGTTCATCCCAGCCTGGGCACCATCGACGACTTCGACGACTTCGTCGCCGCGGCCCGCAACCTGGGCATGGAGGTCGCCCTGGACTTGGCGCTGCAATGCGCACCCGATCATCCGTGGGCCCGCGAACACCGCAACTGGTTCACCGAATTACCGGACGGCACCATCGCCTATGCGGAGAATCCGCCGAAGAAGTACCAAGACATCTATCCGCTCAACTTCGACAACGATCCCGCAGGACTCTACGACGAGGTGCTGCGCGTGGTGCGGCATTGGATTGATCACGGCGTCAAGTTCTTTCGGGTTGACAATCCGCACACCAAGCCACCCAACTTCTGGGCCTGGCTGATCGCCGAGGTGAAGAACGTGGACCCCGACGTGCTGTTCCTCTCCGAGGCTTTCACCCCGCCGGCCCGCCAATTTGGGCTGGCCAAGCTCGGCTTCACGCAGTCCTACAGCTACTTCACCTGGCGCACCGGCAAGTGGGAGCTGACCGAATTCGGCAACGAGATAGCCGAACTCGCCGACTACCGCCGGCCCAACCTGTTCGTCAACACCCCAGATATCCTGCACGCGGTGCTGCAGCACAACGGTCCGGGCATGTTCGCCATCCGCGCGGTGCTGGCGGCCACCATGAGTCCGGCCTGGGGGATGTATTCCGGTTACGAACTGTTCGAACATCGCGCGGTGCGGGAGGGCAGCGAGGAATACCTGGACTCCGAGAAGTACCAATTGCGTCCCCGCGACTTCGCCGGCGCGCTCGCGCAGGGCCGATCACTCGAGCCGTTCATCGCCCGGCTCAACACCATTCGCCGGCTGCACCCTGCCCTGCAGCAGTTGCGCACCATCCATTTCCACCACGTGGACAACGATGCGTTGCTGGCCTACAGCAAGTTCGACCCCGCCACCGGCGACTGCGTGTTGACGGTGGTCACGCTCAACGCGTTCGGGCCTGAGGAAGCGACGCTGTGGTTAGACACGGCGGCATTGGGTATGGAGCCCTACGAACGGTTTTGGGTGCGCGATGAAATATCCGGCGAGGAATACCATTGGGGACAAGCCAATTACATTCGCTTGGATCCCGAGCGGGCTGTTGCCCACATCGTCAACATGCCGCTCATACCGCAGGCATCCCGAAGCATGCTGCTGCACAGGAGATGA